The following DNA comes from Patescibacteria group bacterium.
ATACACAATACACAATACACAATACACAATACACAATACACAATACACAATATACAATATATAGTATATAGTATATAGTATATAGTATATAGTATATAATACATGGTATACAGTAAACAGTGCATTGTGTACTGTGCATTGTATGGTGGTTTATATTTATTTTTGAAGTGGTTTGATAGGTGTGATTTCTGTTTCTAGTTGTATTTTTGTTTCTAGTTGTTTTCTTGTTTTTAGTTGTATTATTTTTCTAGTTGTCTTGTTTTTCAGTACTTGGTTAAGTGGCTATTAGGGGGTCAAATAGGGAGTCAAAGGAGGTGAGTATTGATTAGAGTAAAAACAAAGTTACCAGAAAATCCTAATCCAGAGTACCCTTGGGTGAATAAGGAAATGGAGCAGTGGTTTAAGGATATGGAGAGCTTAGAAGGTTATGAGGAGATTTTGAAGTATTTTTCCGACTTGCTAACAGATAACGAACTGCGGATGTTGGCGCAAAGGTGGCATATTGCTCGGGAATTAATTTCTACTGAGGATTCTAATATAGAAATAGCAGAACGGGTTGAAGCATCTCCCAGTACAGTGGGAACAGTTGCAAAAAGGGTTTATTATGGTATGGGCGGCTTGTTGGGTCTTTTGGGGAAAGTTCTAGCTAGTGCAGAGGAGAAGAAAAGATTGAAAGAAATAAAAAAGGCAATGAAAAAAAAGAAGCGGGATGGTAGCTATAGTTACGCTAAGGGGTACTTTAGATAACTCGCGCTAGGAGTAAATGCCGGATTTCTTCTCTTTGAGGAAAGCACTCCAGCTTTCAACTAGTTCAATGAAAGCTAGAAAAGGCATGTCAACTAGTGCAGTGAAGAACACACTCACCACATTATACTCCTTCCACTTATCGGAAAGCCACTTACCAAATTTAGCTACAGGTAGTGATAGAGTATCAAAGATAAAGTTGAAAAAGTTGGTTTTTTCTTCGCCTACTTTTAGGTCATCTGCTCTCTGCCGAATTTCAATGCCAACAAAAGTAACAACAGCTACATTAATAGTATCTAATACAACAGAAGGAATAGGAACTTGTGCAAAGTAAAAGATAGCAACAATTGCTGATAAAGAAATACCCCAAACTAGGAAGTAGAAGAGGGTAATTAGGAAATTGGCAATGAAGCCGTGTTTGCGCGGCTTGTCAATTTGATAAATTCCCCACTTTCCTTCTTGATATATTGTTTTCTCTAGTCCCTCAATAACATTTTCTAAGTTTTCCTTTTCTGGTTTGCGTGCTGTTCCTACCAAGATAAACATAAGGGCAGTAGGAACTAAAAGGTCAATAGCTAGAGCCATGGGGCTAAATCTTCCGGCAAAAAGCCGCGCTAGAGGGACTTCTACGAGGAAAAGAGAGAAAATACCGCCCACAAAAATGGAAAGAGTTGAGTAGATAGCTATCCTGTTAAGTCGAGAACGCAAAGTTTCGCTTCGTTCGTTGAAAGCTGCTTTAGCAAGCGGTTTCCACTTTTTTGGGTTTTTAAGTTCCTCTTTTACATTTAGAGGTTCAACTTTTTGGTCTGACTTTTTCTCTTTCTTTTGCTGATGCTTTTCCAACATATCCAAAACGTCGCTAAGAATTAGGTAGAAGGTGTTATAACGTTCGCAATATTTGTAAAATTTTGGATAGAGGGGATGTTCTAAAAGCTTTTCAAACTCAGTTCGGGTGGCAGGTAGTTCTCTAGCAATCTCTTTTAGGCGGGTTTCATCTGTTGTTTTCCAATCAGAATATTTTTTTCTAAGTAGATGATAATGAATTAGAGGAGAGTCTAGGCGGAATAAAGCGCGGTGCACTGCAATATAAGTAAGAGTCCACTTTTCTCGATCCTGAATTCTAAGCTCAGGATCCAACCTTAGGCGCTTAGAAAGTTGGTTGGTCATGTAAGTTAGTAGCGCTTTTTGCTTTATTGGGGGTTCTAAAGCTTCTTCAATTTCACAAGCACCCATTTCCAAAACCCAATGGTAAAAATTAACTCTTTCTTTGGTATTTTGTCGAGGCTTTTCCGAATTTTCTAGAATAATAATATATTTTTTTATTATCTCTGCTAGGTCAGAAATTCTTTTCTTTGGTATTGTGTTATTGGGGAAATGTCCAGCACGGATTAATTCTATAAGAAGATCTTCAGCAATTTGGTGTGGATCTAACTTGGCGTTGAATCGGAAACCTAGTTCGGAAAGGAACCTTCTTTTTAAATTGCGTTCAATTGCTGTTCTCCGGATAAGATGCTCATCTTTCCAATCAATAATAATACGTAGCCTTTCGTAAAAAGCAGCAACTTTAGAAGCTATAGTATCCACATGGATAGTTTGGAGAGATTCCTCTTCCTTTTTTTCATCTAGCTTTTGCTGATACTCTTCTATAAATTGAAGAGTGTTTTGAGAAAAGCTCCTATCTTTCTGGTTATTTTTTGCCATAGTAGTGTAGATTATACAGCAAAAATTAAGGTTAGTCTAACCCAGATTAAAAATCCTGTAGTATTATAGACTTAAATTTGGCTGGAAAAAAGAAAAAAGCACCCCAATGGGATAGAGAAATCTATTCCCGCTTAGGGTGCTTGGTGATGTGCAGTTATAGTGCCAGCACAATCAGTGGTGCTAGTGCATAGATGCTGAGTGTGAGCACTGTGAAACCTGAGATTAATAGGAACTTTCCCAAGTTCCACGCTTTGCGCTGTTTCCAGAGCTCGGTGAGTATCCTTATGGTAAGTGCAAAGTAAGCCCCGGCTACTACTAGGTACGTTAGTCCTAGAGATAACCCTAAGGGAACAATGACTATTTCTGGATTTATTCCGAGTTCAAACATCGAGCCCCTCCTAGACTTCTACAGGCTTTAACCGAAGTGATGCTGGAACCATTCCTGTGATTTTTTGCAAGGTGCTTGGTTTTGGGTCAGTGTATAGAGTGGGCGAGGGACACGTGGCGGGTTTTTCCCATCCTTTTAGTAGAGAACTTCTCTTGCAGTTACGGTGGCTACAACTAGCATAATTACAAACATGCGCTGATTGCTAGCTAACAGACCGTAAATAATAGCTGCTAAGTTCTCCTTGGCTTCTTTGGTAGGTTTCTTTGCTTGGCTTGCCAAGCAAGGTAGATAGCTAAACCCGTAAGCATAATTATTAGTACAACTACTTCATACAGGGGTGAAAAACCGTAAGGGACTTTTGTAACGTCTTCCAAACTTTTGCCTGCGAGAAATCTAAGCTCCTTGTTGAGCATATGCTTGAAACTCCTTTCTAAAAAGCTACTGTTTCCAAGAGTTTTCTCACTTTTCGGAGTGATTTTCCCAACTCTTTTGGCTTTAACATAACTCTTGGTTCCCACAGAGTAGGCGGAATTTCAATAACCAAATCCCCTTCGAAACTCTCTAGGTAGCTAAGCATTCGCCACAGCTCTGTCTGATAGCCATCTAGGGTTCTTGTGAGTTCTTCTCTGCTCAAAGGTTGGATGTGTACTGCTTGGGAAATAGGGAACAGGGTTTCCCAAAATACTTCCCAAGGTTGAAGTGGGCTAGGTATCCCCTCTCGGTGCTCCCGCCGCATGTGTTTGGTGTCTAGAACATAGGGCTTATCTGTTTCCAGACAAGATGCAGCTGCAAGATTTAAGTTTCCCGGAGGCATATCCAGCTCGGGGTGAATTTCCGTCAAGTAATTCCAAGACTTGTAACTTGCACTGGGGATTTCGTGCTTGATTAGCACTGCTTCGGGGAATGTTAACAGAAATTCCGAAGTCCGCAGAGTTGAAATTCGCGGATGTGGGAAAAGCAGAATGTCTTGCCACATGCTGGGCGTTCCCGCGTTTCCTTCTTCTCCGCGGAGGTGACGCCAGAGCGTGGTTCCGTTCCAGGCAAGCTCTGCGTAGCGTACAGGAATTTCTGCTTTTTCTAGAGCTGCTGCCGTTACGCCTTTGAATGGCAATACTTGCCAGAAGCTCGCACCAATTTCCTTGGTCATGGCCGCTGCAATGGGTATGGCGAAGGATCTTGCCAAAAAATCCCACAGCGGAAAAGCGCACCAAGGCAATAAACTTCCCAACGAAATTCCAATCTTTTCCTGCACTTTCTACCTACTATTTTCTTTGTGCTGCTTTTTAACGTGCTTCTGGTCTCTCTAAATGTAATTTTTATTATACCAGAGAAGAACTACAAATTAAACCTTATAAAATCCGGATAACCGTTCCTCCTTTTTTTTTCTCCTCTAGTGATTTTTAGTGTGCAACATATAGCATATAATACATAATATGTAATATACAGTGTACAGTGTATAGTATACAGTATACAGTATACAGTATACAGTGCACTGTATATTGTACATTGGAGTTTGGGGTGTGCGTTGTTTTAGTGGTTTATGCTTTTATAATCTCATATAATCTCACGCTTCTGAGCGTAATTTCTCCTAATTTTAGCCGTAGGCTAAATTCTCTCTGCTATTTGTTATTTGTAATTTGGTATTTGTTGTTTATTATTTCTTATCTCTTGTGTATCCACTGTGTTTCCTTTCTCTTTTCTTCAATTTCACGGGTCTGCCCGTAATTTTTAATTTCATGCCTCTGGGCTAATTTCTCTCCGCAATCCGCTCTCCGCTTTTGTAATTTGATATTTGTCATTTGTAATTTATTATCTCTTATCTCCTATCCCTTATCCCATATTCACTATTTCTTATTCCATATCCCGTATCCAATATCTATTATTTCTTATTCACTTCCTAGTGTTGTGCTAAAATACGTCTGCAATGAAAGTAGCAATTGGCTACCCTCCTTTTGACAATCCCAAAGGTCGTGCGTTTTTGGCACAAAACAGGCAGTTTCAGTGGGGTACATCTCCTTGGACTGCTTACCCCGTTGTTCCCGCGTATGCCGCGTCTTTCCTGCAAGAGAAGGGTTATGAAGTATATTGGCTGGACGGGATTTGGGGTATGCAAACATACGCCGAATGGGAAAAAGATCTTTTGGAAATTAATCCCGATGTTTTGATGTTGGAGACCAAAACCCCGGTTATCAAACGCCATTGGGAGATTATTGATAGGTTGAAGGACATAACTTGCCCGCATTCCCTAGCCCCTGGGGCTGCGGCCAAAGAAGCCCCAGGGGCTTCTCCTGCGGGCAGTGGTCTAAGTATT
Coding sequences within:
- a CDS encoding YerC/YecD family TrpR-related protein → MIRVKTKLPENPNPEYPWVNKEMEQWFKDMESLEGYEEILKYFSDLLTDNELRMLAQRWHIARELISTEDSNIEIAERVEASPSTVGTVAKRVYYGMGGLLGLLGKVLASAEEKKRLKEIKKAMKKKKRDGSYSYAKGYFR